A region of Vigna radiata var. radiata cultivar VC1973A chromosome 10, Vradiata_ver6, whole genome shotgun sequence DNA encodes the following proteins:
- the LOC106775448 gene encoding putative FBD-associated F-box protein At1g61330, whose product MVKIRTHCGSKRLRIVSQPQTLSPTIFQHLPLEIVEQVLSFLPIKEAKQLCILSSKFRSPTHISRKFLFGRDFTKRYSRESIVELVDHLFLTHRGPYIDSFQIYINPVGVENFLHKWLEICREKRIQELELVFYEPGYTLTADFLSQLFKLNSLKLVHCQLELPLNLLSMANLRTLVLRFVPLTDEMIHALISHCRLLETVDLLYCTGLLCVEIYAREHRFFKKLRIAGCKNLEVFVVDCPIIECVHYCGHVPTRIRFIQATQLSEVHLNFTPAGSRGYLQASVLEKIVSDIPNAKILSASALVPEALTAKFRRGVFGEACYSLLNLMELHLVMEGGLFCNPYDILSFLKHCPLLEKLFIDIDDYTFDCGPYWELHQKSKMENFDLDFVRLDFIKLRGFKFIAAELQLVKILLQKATNLDALVLVSQKNCLANIWTPYGRRYDKLLHSWKASPEAKIVTFEYVDDRGRPSSSRLREGIHPID is encoded by the exons atGGTCAAAATCCGAACACACTGCGGATCTAAGAGACTCCGAATCGTCTCACAACCTCAGACGCTGTCTCCTACTATTTTCCAACATCTTCCATTGGAAATTGTGGAGCAAGTTCTGTCATTTTTGCCCATCAAAGAGGCAAAACAGCTATGCATTCTCTCATCGAAGTTTCGGAGTCCCACCCATATCAGTCGGAAATTCTTGTTCGGAAGAGATTTTACGAAGCGTTACAGCCGAGAGTCCATCGTTGAGTTGGTGGATCACCTCTTTCTGACTCACAGGGGTCCTTACATTGATTCTTTTCAAATCTACATTAACCCTGTTGGGGTTGAAAACTTTCTCCACAAGTGGCTCGAGATTTGCCGTGAGAAGAGAATTCAGGAACTGGAGTTAGTTTTTTACGAACCTGGGTACACTCTCACCGCAGATTTTCTCAGCCAGCTTTTCAAATTGAACTCCTTGAAACTGGTCCATTGCCAGTTGGAGTTACCACTGAACCTCTTGAGTATGGCAAATCTGAGAACTCTGGTTCTGCGGTTTGTCCCTCTCACTGATGAAATGATTCACGCTTTAATATCTCATTGTAGGCTGCTTGAGACTGTTGATCTGCTTTACTGTACTGGACTTTTGTGTGTGGAAATATATGCCAGAGAGCatagatttttcaaaaagttgagaATTGCTGGCTGTAAGAATTTGGAAGTGTTTGTGGTTGATTGCCCAATTATTGAGTGTGTGCACTATTGTGGGCATGTCCCAACAAGAATCCGGTTTATTCAGGCAACACAACTGAGTGAGGTTCACCTCAATTTTACGCCTGCTGGGAGCAGAGGGTATTTGCAGGCTTCTGTGCTAGAAAAGATTGTCAGTGACATCCCTAATGCGAAGATTCTATCAGCTTCTGCTCTAGTTCCTGAG GCTTTGACTGCTAAGTTTCGTCGTGGAGTTTTTGGAGAGGCGTGCTACAGTTTATTGAATCTGATGGAGCTTCATTTGGTCATGGAGGGAGGACTCTTTTGCAATCCATATGATATTCTCTCGTTTTTGAAGCATTGCCCTCTCCTGGAGAAGCTTTTCATTGAT ATAGATGATTACACTTTTGACTGCGGTCCATACTGGGAACTGCATCAAAAGTCTAAGATGGAAAATTTTGATCTGGACTTTGTTCGGCTGGATTTTATTAAGCTTAGAGGTTTTAAGTTCATAGCAGCTGAACTTCAACTAGTGAAGATCCTTCTGCAAAAAGCAACCAATTTGGATGCTTTGGTTCTGGTCTCACAGAAGAATTGTCTTGCTAATATATGGACACCGTATGGACGAAGATATGATAAACTTCTTCACTCGTGGAAAGCATCACCAGAAGCAAAAATAGTTACATTTGAGTATGTGGATGACCGTGGTCGCCCAAGTTCATCTCGTTTAAGAGAGGGGATACATCCAATCGACTAG
- the LOC106775397 gene encoding F-box protein At1g61340, which translates to MAIGLADYSNTLTLGRKRVVVSNNVEASPEVTTPLKKICSRGIFSISEMSLLEALSQDILIQVLCSVEHEDLKQLFHVSKTIREATLIAKDFHFEYSTPKKKTFAFLHPSDLDNADVFKEMETPKAPLRKSKSRWNANLADITTALFKEEF; encoded by the exons ATGGCAATTGGGCTTGCGGATTACAGTAATACTCTAACACTGGGAAGAAAGAGAGTTGTGGTTTCCAACAACGTGGAAGCTTCTCCTGAAGTTACCACTCCATTGAAGAAAATATGCAGCCGTGGAATCTTTTCCATATCTGAGATGTCTCTCCTTGAAGCCCTTTCTCAGGATATTCTG ATCCAGGTGTTGTGCAGCGTGGAGCATGAAGATTTGAAGCAGCTTTTTCATGTGTCGAAAACAATTAGAGAAGCA ACTCTGATAGCAAAGGACTTTCATTTTGAGTATAGTACCCCAAAGAAGAAaacttttgcttttcttcatcCTTCTGATTTGGATAATGCAGATGTGTTTAAGGAAATGGAAACTCCAAAAGCGCCATTGAGAAAATCAAAGTCAAGGTGGAATGCAAATTTGGCTGACATCACAACGGCCTTGTTTAAAGAGGAATTTTGA